DNA sequence from the Lates calcarifer isolate ASB-BC8 unplaced genomic scaffold, TLL_Latcal_v3 _unitig_5489_quiver_634, whole genome shotgun sequence genome:
GTCGTTGCCAGACCGGTGTCATGGTTCTGTGCGAACCTTTGGACCATGGTTGCTGCTGAAGCTTCCTTACACCAGCTGCCACATGTCATTATGggtaaaatgtttgttttaattactgGGAAAATAAAACCTTTCTGGGAACAACTTCAATCAGTTGTACAGTGATGTATGAATACATGATTTTAGTTTGAGTCTTGACCAAAGTACAAAGTGATTCTCATGGTACAAGATTTAAATTTCTTCCTCAGAACAGCAGTGGGTTggattattttactttttagttttttctagtttttaaaGAGGAATATTAAAAATTTCACACCAGCCTCAGCAGTTTAGATACAGGATACTGAAACTGTCCTTACTTTAAAATAAGCTACTTAGACACACAGGCACTTATGATATCCTATTTTCAATAAACTCTGAGCAGATTCTTTAGCACCAGTTTGAAACCTCCCAGTCTGTGTATGGTGTTGAGACTTCCTGCCATCTACTCCACAGATTAAAGGTTCCTTCCTTTTAAAACCTGGTTCTGTTGCCTGAtgagtttttctctctccaggtttCTAATGGGACGTGGTTTCACCAGTTGAAACTACATTACTTTGACCACCTGCTGCAGGCGAAGGTGACCGGTGTGGCTTCCTGCGAGAACCCAGCGACATTGCTGCATCTGGAGCCGCCGCTGGTGACCTGCAGAATGGCCGACGTCATGGTGAAACTGCCTCCAGGATCCAGACTGATGAGGGTAAAAGCTCTGGGTAAAGATGGCGTGGTTGGGAGGGCGCTAACAGCAAAGACCTCCAGTGCAGTGTTGGTGCAGATACCAGGACCAGTGGACATGGTAAGGACAGGTCTAACACACAGTCCTGTTTGTGGAAGTTTGAGATGAGTGCTAACAACTGAATGTTTTGCAGGATTCCATCTTTGAGATAATTTATGTTGACTCAGTTGGGGAATTGTCCACGATGCTTGCGGCTTGTCTCAAGGCAAAGACACGGAGTGGGCAGGTTCCTCACCCACGAGCTCGGGAAGAACCCGACCTGTGGGAGCTCTGGGACTTTGAGGAGATTCCTCTGGAACCGTACGCTCCAGGACCGACAGAGACGCTGGCCACGACTGAGTCAACGGAAGCGACTGAGTCAACAGAGGCGACGGATCCTCCAACAACCAGTAACGACAGTATCACCACCAGTAACATGGGTGACCTATGCTGAT
Encoded proteins:
- the LOC108874599 gene encoding uncharacterized protein LOC108874599; the protein is MSATPGQMMMAWVWVCLVTLARLNTAEDPHRDVDEGLAALQALFSASEPPVESGSGGGFFPVPVWKFVKEPGDGTEPSDFGRPQFRCSDQLLSVRFSLIRHSDLRLQDGRRLLSLPDRCHGSVRTFGPWLLLKLPYTSCHMSLWVSNGTWFHQLKLHYFDHLLQAKVTGVASCENPATLLHLEPPLVTCRMADVMVKLPPGSRLMRVKALGKDGVVGRALTAKTSSAVLVQIPGPVDMDSIFEIIYVDSVGELSTMLAACLKAKTRSGQVPHPRAREEPDLWELWDFEEIPLEPYAPGPTETLATTESTEATESTEATDPPTTSNDSITTSNMGDLC